Proteins from a genomic interval of Stegostoma tigrinum isolate sSteTig4 unplaced genomic scaffold, sSteTig4.hap1 scaffold_391, whole genome shotgun sequence:
- the LOC132208430 gene encoding zinc finger protein 771-like: MEPVVERPSEIQEDSVGKGEEDEDEEEDHSGSSFGPAEALEDLTSQAEAESRRHRSARRRPPCRKSYICSECGRSFDKYSNFKQHLRVHSGEKPFSCRVCGKDFNLLSNLRRHERTHTGERPFSCRVCGKAFSELSSLRRHERTHTGSGPSPAPSVARPSASPRSW; this comes from the exons ATGGAACCAGTGGTAGAGCGCCCCTCAGAGATACAG gaGGACTCTgtggggaaaggggaggaggACGAAGATGAGGAGGAGGATCACTCCGGCTCTAGCTTCGGCCCGGCCGAGGCGCTGGAGGACTTGACGTCCCAGGCGGAGGCCGAGAGCCGGCGCCACCGCTCGGCCCGGCGACGCCCCCCCTGCCGGAAGAGCTACATCTGCAGCGAGTGCGGCCGCAGCTTCGACAAGTACTCCAACTTCAAGCAGCACCTGCGGGTGCACTCGGGGGAGAAGCCATTCTCCTGCCGGGTCTGCGGCAAGGACTTCAACCTGCTGTCCAACCTGCGGCGGCACGAGCGGACCCACACCGGGGAGCGGCCCTTCTCCTGCCGGGTCTGCGGCAAGGCCTTCAGTGAGCTGTCGAGCCTGCGGCGGCACGAGAGGACCCACACCGGGAGCGGCCCTTCCCCTGCCCCTTCTGTGGCAAGGCCTTCAGCCAGTCCTCGATCCTGGTGA